A segment of the Superficieibacter sp. HKU1 genome:
ATCAGCAGACAGCGCAGGCGGCGATGGAAAAACAACAGATCTACGCGAAACCAGCTATCGTCTATGCGTAATCGGCGCTTGCGGCCCACAAAGGCAAAGTCGTCGCCCAGCTCCAGCATAAAGTCCATCAGGTGATTGAGCAGCGCTTCTTCAAGATCCGATTCAGAATAAGTATCTTTAAGATCGAGAAACTCAAGAATGAAGGGATCGCGTATTGCCTGTGCAGGTGTGACCTCAGCCACACCGGGCGCATCCTGCTCTAACATGGCTGATTTGTCATGGGATAGCAGCGTGCGTTCATAAAACTGAGAGGCAATTTGTCGGTCAAGCTGTCGCACCGACCAGCCGCTGCGCAACGTTTCTTTCTCGTAAAAGGCACGGGCATCGCTGTTTTTAACCGATAACAGGCGTACATAGGCAGACCAGGGAAGCGGGAAAATTTTGCCCAATTGTGGCAGGTTTGAAGATTCACCAGACACTGTCTGCTGAATTTCAATATGTTGAAAGCAAAGGTAAAATACCCGCATTTGGCGCAGGTTTCCTGTGGAAAATCCGCGTTTATAGCGCTGGCTTAAATCTACGGACAACCGTTCGATAAGCTGAGTACCGTAAGCCGCTCGCGCTTCGCCACCTTGTTCAAATTCCACAATTCGGCGGCCAATTTCCCAATAGGTTGCCGTCATGATTGCGTTAATGTTGCGGACAGTCTCTGTCCTGGCGTTGTCCAGTAGATGAATTATGCCGTCATGAATTTGCTGATAGTCATCAGTGGGTTGAGTTGATATGGGGGTCATGTTTTCCCTGACGTGATAGTAACGGAATGAAAATATATTGCTATCAATACGCCCGGAGTTTAATGCGGTCAATCCGTGCCAGGTGTATTACATTCATTTGCATCGATATTTGCGAGCAGCTTTCAGGAAATGGCACAGGTGCGCGGAAAAGAACTGGCCCCCCGTCTATCAACATGATTGTTGTCAGGGGGCCTGAGAGGTTTACACTTCCATAAAGTTTAAAATCCCGTCCGCCGCCTTGCGGCCTTCGGCGATCGCCGTCACCACCAGGTCCGATCCGCGCACGATGTCACCACCGGCGAAGATTTTCGGGTTGCTGGTCTGGAACGCGTTGTCGCTGCCTTCCGGCGCGATGATACGGCCCTGGGAATCCAGCTCGACGCTGTGTTTTGCCAGCCACTCCATGCTGTGCGGACGGAAACCAAACGCCATGACTACGGCATCCGCCGGGACAATGTGCTCGGAACCGGCGACAATTTCCGCACGACGGCGGCCTTTGGCATCCGGCTCGCCCATTTCAGTACGCACCATCTTCACGCCGCACACTTTACCGTTAGCGTTGACTTCCACGCCCAGCGGCTGCACGTTGAACTGGAACTCGACGCCTTCTTCACGCGCGTTTTTCACTTCGCGGCGGGAGCCCGGCATGTTCTCTTCATCACGACGATAGGCACAGGTGACGTGCGTCGCGCCCTGACGGACGGAGGTACGCACGCAGTCCATCGCGGTATCGCCACCGCCGAGTACCACCACGCGTTTGCCATCCATGCTGACATACGGCTCGTCGCTGGTCTCGCCGAAACCCATGATCTGCTTCGTGTTGGCGATCAGGAACGGCAGGGCGTCGAACACGCCGTCGGCGTCTTCATTTTCCAGCCCGCCGCGCATCGACTGATAGGTGCCGACGCCGAGGAATACCGCATCGTACTCCGCCAGCAGATCGTCAAGCTGGACGTCGCGGCCCACTTCGACATTAAGATTGAACTCAATACCCATGCCGGTGAAGATTTCACGGCGGCGGGTCATCACCTCTTTCTCCAGCTTGAAGGCCGGGATGCCGAAGGTGAGCAGGCCGCCGATTTCCGGATGGCGGTCAAAGACCACCGCCTTCACGCCGTTACGCGTCAGCACGTCGGCACAGGCCAGGCCCGCCGGACCCGCACCGATAATCGCGACTCGCTTACCGGTCTGCTTCACGCCGGTCAGATCCGGACGCCAGCCCATCTCGAACGCTTTATCGTTGATATAGCGTTCGATGTTGCCGATGGTGACTGCGCCGAACTCGTCGTTCAGCGTACAGGAGCCTTCGCACAGGCGGTCCTGCGGGCACACGCGACCGCACACTTCCGGCAGGGTATTGGTCTGGTGCGACAATTCTGCCGCTTCAAAAATACGCCCTTCGTTGGCCAGCTTCAGCCAGTTCGGGATGTAGTTATGTACCGGACACTTCCACTCACAGTAGGGGTTGCCGCAGGACAGGCAGCGATCTGCCTGCGCTTTGGCCTGGCCTTCTGAAAACGGCTCGTAAATTTCAACAAATTCAATTTTGCGGATCTTCAGCGCTTTCTTGGCCGGATCAACGCGCTGCAGGTCGATAAATTGATAGACATTTTGACTCATAATGACCCCTTACTGCGCCTGCACACGCAGCTCTGCTGCGCTACGACTACGGTGACCTAACAGTGCTTTAACATCGCTGGACTTCGGTTTAACCAGCGCGAATTTCGTCGAGAAGGCTGACCAGTGCGCCAGGATCTCTTCGCCGCGTGAAGAGCCGGTATGCTGCACATGCTCGGTGATCAAACCGCGCAGGTGCTCCTCGTGAATGGCGAGGTCATCGACGCTCAGCACTTCCACCAGTTCCGGGTTCACGCGCTTGCGGAATTCACCGTCTTCATCCAGCACGTAGGCGAAGCCGCCCGTCATGCCCGCGCCAAAGTTGACGCCCGTCTTGCCGAGAATACAGACGATGCCGCCGGTCATGTATTCACAGCCGTTGTCGCCAATACCTTCCACCACGGTGATCGCCCCGGAGTTACGCACCGCGAAACGCTCTCCCGCGCGGCCTGCTGCATACAGACGACCACCGGTCGCGCCGTACAGACAGGTGTTACCGATGATGCTGGCTTCATGGCTGCGGAAGGAAGAGCCGACCGGCGGACGCACCGCCAGCAGACCGCCCGCCATGCCTTTGCCCACGTAGTCGTTGGCATCGCCGGTCAGATACAGCTCCACGCCGCCTGCGTTCCACACGCCGAAGCTCTGGCCCGCGGTACCGCTGAAGTGCGCTTTGATCGGATCAGAAGCCAGTCCCTGATCGCCGTGCGTCTGCGCGATATAGCCGGAGAGCAGCGCGCCCACCGAACGGTCGGTGTTGCGAATATCAAACCAGAACGTTTTGCTCTGGCGCTCGTCGACAAACGGTTTAGCATTTGCCAGCAGCTGCGCGTTCAGCACGCCGTTATCGAACGGCGGGTTGTGCTCGGTGCAGTACAGCGCTTTGCCTGGATGCGGCTCAGCGGTCTCCAGCAGTGTGCTTAAGTCCAGTTTTTGCTGTTTGGCGGTAAATCCGTCCAGCTCTTTCAGCAGGTCGGTACGGCCAATCAGATCCACCAGACGCTTCACGCCGAGCTGCGCCATCAGCTCGCGGGTCTCGCGGGCGATGAACTCAAAGTAGTTGGTCACTTTGAACGGCAGACCGTGATAGTGGTTCTTACGCAGCTTCTCATCCTGGGTTGCCACGCCGGTCGCGCAGTTGTTCAGGTGGCAAATACGCAGGTATTTACAGCCCAGCGCTACCATCGGTCCGGTGCCGAAGCCGAAGCTTTCCGCGCCGAGGATCGCCGCTTTAATAATGTCCTGTCCGGTTTTCAGTCCGCCGTCCACCTGGAGACGAATTTTATGTCGCAAACCGTTGGCGACCAGTGCCTGTTGGGTTTCCACCAGGCCGAGTTCCCACGGACAGCCGGCGTATTTCACCGAGGAGAGCGGGCTGGCACCGGTACCGCCGTCATAGCCGGCGATGGTGATCAGATCCGCATAGGCTTTCGCCACGCCAGTGGCGATAGTCCCCACGCCCGGCTCGGAGACCAGCTTCACGGAGATCATCGCTTTCGGGTTGACCTGTTTCAGGTCGAAAATCAGCTGCGCCAGATCCTCGATAGAGTAAATATCATGGTGCGGCGGCGGGGAAATCAGCGTCACGCCCGGCACCGAGTAGCGCAGTTTGGCGATGTACGGGGTAACTTTATCGCCCGGTAACTGACCGCCTTCGCCCGGCTTCGCGCCCTGAGCGACTTTAATCTGAATAACGTCGGCGTTGACCAGATATGCCGGGGTGACGCCAAAGCGACCGGAGGCGACCTGCTTGATGCGCGACACTTTATTGGTGCCGTAGCGCGCCGGATCTTCGCCGCCTTCGCCGGAGTTGGAGTTACCGCCGAGACTGTTCATCGCTTCCGCCAGCGCTTCGTGCGCCTCCGGGCTGAGTGCACCGATAGACATCGCCGCGGTATCAAAGCGTTTAAACAGGTCCGTCGCCGGTTCAACGTCATCGAGGCTTACCGCCTCGCCATTCGGGTTAATCGCCAGCAGATCGCGCAGCGTGGCCGCCGGACGCTCGTTAACCAGCTTCGCGTACTGCTGATAATCGCTGTACTCGCCGCTTTGCACCGCCTGTTGCAGAGTACGCACCACGTCCGGGTTATAGGCGTGATATTCGCCGCCGTGGACATACTTCAGCAGCCCGCCCTGTTCCAGCGGCTTACGCGCCAGCCAGGCACGCTTCGACAGGTTCAGTAAATCCTGCTGGAAGTCGCTGAAACCTGCGCCGCCGATACGGCTGATTGCGCCCTGGAAGCACAGGCTGGAGACATCTTTATGCAAACCGACCGCTTCAAACAGCTTCGAGCAACGGTAGGAGGCAATCGTTGAGATGCCCATTTTGGACATGATCTTATACAGACCTTTATTGATGCCGTTACGGTAGTTCAGCATCACCGTGCGGTACGCTTTTTCAATCGCTTTGCTGTCAACCAGCTTCGCCAGCGTCTCGTAGGCAAGGTACGGGTAGATCGCCGTCGCGCCAAAGCCCAGCAGCACCGCAAAATGATGCGGATCGCGCGCGCTGGCAGTTTCAACAATAATGTTGGCGTCGCAGCGCAGGCTCTTCTCGACCAGACGGGTCTGGATCGCACCCACCGCCATCGGAGCCGGAACCGGCAGACGGTTTTTGGCAATGTTGCGGTCGGAGAGCACCAGCAGCACGGTGCCCTCGCGGACCATCTGCTCGGCCTTATCGCACAGCGCCTTCACCGTGGTTTCGAGGCAGGTTTCCGTCACATCGAAGGTGATATCCAGCACGTCCGCACGGTAGTGATGCTCGGTCATGGTGGTGAGCTGTTTGAAATCGGAGTACAGCAGGATCGGCGATTTAAAGCTCAGACGGTGCGCCTGGCCTTCCGCTTCGCAGAAGACGTTCATCTCGCGGCCAATACTGGTCGACAGTGACATGACGTGCGCTTCGCGCAGCGGATCGATCGGCGGGTTGGTCACCTGCGCGAACTGCTGGCGGAAGTAGTCGTAAATAATGCGCGGCTGGCTGGAGAGCACGGCGAACGGGGTATCGTCACCCATTGAGCCGACCGCTTCCTGACCGTTTTCACCCAGCACGCGAATCACTGAATCCAGCTCTTCGTTGCTGTAGTTAAACTGTTTTTGGTAGCTGGCAAGCAGATCGTCGTCCAGCTCGCGGCTGCCGACCTGATCGTCGGCCAGATCTTCAAACGGCACCAGACGGCGGACGTTTTTCTCCATCCACTCTTTATACGGATGACGGCTTTTCAGATCGTCATCGGTCTCCGCCGAGTGCAGAATGCGCCCGCCGCGAGTGTCGATCACCATCAGCTCGCCCGGACCAACGCGGCCTTTTTCGACCACTTCATCCGGCTGGTAGTCCCAGATACCCACTTCTGAGGCGCAGGTGATCAACTTATCTTTGGTGATCACATAGCGCGCCGGACGCAGACCGTTACGGTCGAGGTTACAGGCGGCGTAGCGACCGTCAGACATTACAATACCTGCCGGGCCATCCCACGGCTCCATATGCATGGAGTTAAAGTCGAAGAAGGCACGCAGCTCCGGGTCCATATCCGGGTTGTTCTGCCAGGCGGGTGGCACCAGCAGGCGCATGGCGCGCACGATGTCCATCCCGCCCGCCAGCAGCAGTTCAAGCATATTATCCATGGAGCTGGAGTCGGAGCCGGTCTCGTTGACGAACGGCGCAGCATCGTGCAGATCCGGGATCAGCGGCGTCTGGAACTTATAGGTACGGGCGCGCGCCCACTGGCGGTTACCGGTAATGGTGTTAATTTCACCGTTGTGCGCCAGATAGCGGAACGGCTGTGCCAGCGGCCAGCGCGGTACGGTATTGGTGGAGAAGCGCTGGTGGAACAGGCAAATGGCCGATTCCAGACGCAGGTCTGCGAGGTCCAGGTAAAAGCGCGGCAGATCTGCCGGCATACACAAACCTTTATAGATGTTGACCAGGTTAGACAGACTACAAACGTAGAAATCTTTATCTTCCTGAAGACGCTTTTCAATGCGGCGGCGCGCGATGAACAGGCGGCGTTCCATATCGCGTGGACGCCAGCCCGCAGGCGCGTTGACAAAAATCTGCTCAATACGCGGCAGAGAGGAGAGGGCGATTTCACCGAGGACGCCTTCATTGGTCGGTACTTCGCGCCAGCCAACGATCGACAGCGTTTCTCGCTGAAGTTCTTCTTCAACGATATTTCGCGCGGCTTTTGCCAGCTCGGGATCTTTATTCAGGAACAGCATCCCAACGGCGTAATTTTTGGCTAAGCGCCAGCCGCGTTCTTCGGCAACGATGCGGAAGAAACGATCGGGTTTTTGCAGCAGCAGGCCGCAACCGTCACCGGTTTTACCATCGGCGAGGATCGCGCCACGGTGCTGCATGCGGGCCAGCGCGTGTATGGCGGTACGCACTACCTTGTGGCTAGGTTCGCCTTCTATGTGGGCGATCAGGCCGAAACCACAGTTATCCTTCTCAAGGGATTTATCGTACAACATATCAGTGAACCTCCCCAGGCTCTACGGGAGACCCTCCTGACTGCGGCGCACGGGCACAGAAAGAGCATGGCGACGGGGCTGACCTGCCTCGCATTCGCCCTCTTTAAATATCCATTTCGCGTAGGTCACACAAGTGTTGAGGACTTGCTTAAGAGGGAATCTCAATTACTGCATAAATATGATAAGCCAGCGGCTCATCCAGAAAGCTTCCAGCGGATTTCCAAGTTATCGGGAATTGGTACACAGGTCAAATGACATTCTTATTTATGCAAAAATGTGCTAAACGCGTGCTAATCATTTGAAATTACTTAAAAATAAAGTTTATAAAACCGCATTAAGCGCTATATCAGAGGCTGAAAGAGTGTGATCTGTCTCACTATCAGAGAAGCACGCTGCAAATCTATTTTGCTTATTATTAGCGTGTGGTCAGCATTTTATGCTGCATAAATCGCAAGGTATTGCGTGATTGCACTGTTTTTAAATGCTGACGTAAGAAATGAAATATTTTTGTCGACTATAAGCAAAAGTCATTACCTGATACGTGCATGAAATAGCGGTAATTGTGACTGATTATTCAATAGATAAAAGCCGTCCCGGGCGATTGATCCAGGTCATCGCCGACAGCGGCTAAAAATGGCAGGCTTGGCCCTATTCATCAGGGCGGTCTATCAGATTATGCAGTTACAAAAATTAGTCAATATGTTTGGTGGGGATCTTGCGCGTCGCTATGGCGAAAAAGTTCATAAGCTGGCGCTGCACGGCGGTTTTAGCTGCCCGAACCGTGACGGTACCATCGGGCGCGGCGGCTGCACCTTCTGTAATGTCGCCTCGTTTGCCGACGAAGCGCAGCAGTATCGCTCTATTGCCGACCAGCTCGCCCATCAGGGCATGCTGGTCAACCGCGCTAAACGCTATCTGGCTTACTTTCAGGCCTATACCAGCACTTTTGCTGAAGTACAGGTGCTGCGGTCGATGTACCAGCAGGCGGTGAGCCAGGCCAGTATTGTCGGACTGTGCGTCGGCACGCGTCCGGACTGCGTGCCGGAGGCGGTGCTCGATCTGCTCAGCGACTATAAAGAGCAGGGCTATGAAATCTGGCTGGAGCTGGGGTTGCAGAGCGCGCAGGATAAAACCCTGCACCGTATTAACCGCGGCCATGATTTCGCCTGTTATCAACAAACCACCCGCCTGGCGCGCGAGCGCGGCCTGAACGTCTGTGCGCACCTGATTGTCGGCCTGCCGGGCGAAGGGCAGGGCGAATGCCTGCAAACGCTGGAACGCGTCGTTGAAACCGGCGTTGACGGCATCAAGCTTCACCCCCTGCATATCGTGAAAGGCAGCATCATGGCGAAAGCGTGGGAAGCGGGCCGACTGAACGGCATTGCACTGGAAGATTACACGGTGACGGCAGGCGAGATGATCCGCCACACGCCGCCCGAGGTGATTTTCCACCGTATCTCCGCCAGCGCCCGCCGCCCGACGCTGCTGGCCCCGCTGTGGTGCGAAAACCGCTGGACAGGGATGGTCGAGCTGGATAAGTACCTGAACGAATATGGCGTACAGGGCAGCGCGCTGGGACGGCCGTGGAGCGGGCAATAAAAAGCCCGGCGCTGTGGCCGGGCTGAATATTCGTAACAGAGATTACTTCTTCGCGCGCTCAAAAGAGGCCACGATTTCTGCTTTTGCCGCTTCAGCGTTGTCCCAGCCGTCGACTTTAACCCATTTGCCTTTTTCGAGATCTTTATAGTGCTCGAAGAAGTGGGTGATCTGCGCTTTCAGCAGTTCCGGCAGGTCGTTCACATCTTTAATGTGATCGTATTCTTTGCTCAGCTTGGTGTGCGGAACCGCAACCAGTTTGGCATCTTCGCCAGACTCGTCGGTCATTTTCAGCACGCCAACCGGACGGCAGCGGATCACAGAACCTGGCTCCAGCGGATACGGGGTCGGGACCAGAACGTCTACCGGGTCACCGTCCAGAGAAAGGGTGTGGTTGATGTAGCCGTAGTTGCACGGATAGAACATCGCGGTGGACATGAAACGGTCAACGAACAGCGCGCCGCTTTCTTTGTCGACTTCGTATTTGATCGGATCCGCGTTCGCCGGGATCTCAATAACAACGTAGATATCTTCCGGCAGATCTTTACCGGCCGGGACGTTGAGTAAGCTCATGTCTGTTTCCTTTAAAATGTATGGCAAACAAGTGCCCGGTATTATAGCCAACTGGCACGGAATGTCTTGACCTCTTTTTCTCGCCCCTCTTTTTTCAGAACATGCTTTGACGTCCTTTTCATGACAGGAAAATCCATAAAGTCAGCCACTTACTGAATAAGTTTGTGTAACCGGTTACAAAAGAGCGCGCTGTAAGTAATAACTGGCTGAAATTTATTCAAATTTATGTGCGGCGCTGCAGCTTGCCATGCCCCGCGTTCCCGGCCCTTACGCCAAAGGCCGTTGTTAATGAAGTGTTCTTTTTTCTGAAGTGTGATGTAACTCATTTTGTTACATCCCGGTTTGTCTATAGTTCAAGCGCAGGTGACTTTTTACTAACAATAACCCTACGAGGACGCTCTTATGTGGAAGCGCTTACTTTTAGTCACAGCAGTTTCGGCAGCCATGTCGTCTATGGCGATGGCCGCCCCACTTACCGTCGGTTTTTCTCAGGTCGGATCTGAATCTGGCTGGCGCGCGGCGGAAACCAGCGTCGCGAAAAGCGAAGCGGAAAAACGCGGCATCACCCTGAAGATTGCTGATGGTCAGCAAAAGCAGGAAAACCAAATCAAAGCAGTCCGTTCTTTCATCGCTCAGGGCGTTGACGCGATCTTTATCGCGCCGGTCGTTGCTACGGGCTGGGAGCCGGTGCTGAAAGAAGCGAAAGACGCAGAGATCCCGGTGATCCTGCTCGACCGTTCTATTGATGTAAAAGATAAATCACTCTACATGACCACCGTGACTGCCGACAACGTACTGGAAGGCCGTCTGATCGGCGACTGGCTGGTGAAAACCGTGGCGGGCAAGCCGTGTAATGTGGTCGAACTGCAAGGCACGGTCGGGGCCAGCGTGGCTATCGACCGTAAGAAAGGGTTCGCGGAAGCTATCTCTAAAGCATCGAATATTAAAATCATCCGCTCTCAGTCCGGCGACTTTACCCGCAGTAAAGGCAAAGAAGTCATGGAGAGCTTTATCAAAGCGGAAAACAACGGCAAAAACATCTGCATGGTTTACGCCCATAACGACGATATGGCCATCGGTGCTATTCAGGCCATTAAAGAAGCGGGTCTGAAGCCGGGCAAAGATATTCTCACCGGCTCAATCGACGGCGTACCGGATATTTATAAAGCCATGATCGACGGCGAAGCCAACGCCAGCGTGGAACTGACGCCAAATATGGCGGGTCCGGCGTTTGACGCGCTGGAGAAATTCAAAAAAGACGGCACCCAGCCTGAGAAGTTGACCATCACCAAATCAACGCTTTACCTGCCGGACACGGCGAAAGAAGAGTTAGAGAAGAAGAAAAACATGGGTTACTAAATGACGCTCTCCCCGGCCCTCTCCCTGAGGGAGAGGGAGGGAACCCTGTCACACCGAGCGCCGTCCCGTCCCCTTCCCACAGGAGAGGGGACGGGTGAGGGGTAGAGGAGACATTATGCACACAGACCAGGAAATCCTGCGCACCGAGGGACTGAGTAAATTCTTCCCCGGCGTTAAAGCGCTGGACAACGTTGACTTCAGCCTGCGTCGCGGTGAAATCATGGCGCTGCTCGGCGAAAATGGTGCCGGGAAGTCGACGCTGATAAAAGCGCTGACCGGCGTGTATCATGCCGATCGCGGCACCATCTGGCTGGATGGCGCAACAATTTCCCCGAAAAATACCGCCCATGCGCAACAGCTCGGCATTGGCACCGTCTATCAGGAAGTTAACCTGCTGCCCAATATGTCGGTGGCGGATAACTTATTTATTGGCCGTGAACCCAGGCGTTTTGGCTTTCTGCGCCGTAAAGAGATGGAGCGTCGGGCAACGGCACTGATGGAGTCTTACGGTTTTTCGCTCGACGTGCGCGAGCCGCTCAACCGTTTTTCGGTCGCAATGCAGCAGATCGTGGCGATCTGCCGCGCTATCGATCTTTCGGCAAAAGTGCTGATCCTCGACGAACCAACCGCCAGTCTTGATACCCAGGAAGTCGAGATGCTTTTCACCCTGATGCGCCAGCTTCGCGATCGCGGCGTCAGCCTGGTGTTTGTCACCCACTTTCTCGATCAGGTGTATGAGGTCAGCGATCGGATCACCGTTCTGCGCAACGGCGGCTTTGTCGGCTGTCGTGAGACGCGCGAGCTGCCGCAGATTGAGCTGGTAAAAATGATGCTGGGACGCGAACTGGATAACAACGCCCTCCAGCGTGCCGGGCGCACATTGTTGAGCGAAAAACCGGTTGCCGCGTTTAAAGATTTTGGCAAAAAAGGGGTCATTAATCCGTTCGATCTGGAGGTCAGGCCGGGAGAGATCGTGGGTCTCGCCGGGCTGCTGGGATCGGGGCGCACCGAAACGGCGGAAGTTATTTTTGGCATCAAGCCTGCCGACAGCGGCAGCGCGATGATTAAAGGCAAGCCGCAAACCCTGCGTTCGCCGCATCAGGCCTCCTGTCTGGGGATTGGCTTCTGTCCGGAAGACCGGAAAACCGACGGCATAATTGCCGCCGCCTCGGTGCGGGAAAATATCATCCTCGCACTACAGGCCCAGCGCGGCTGGCTGCGGCCGATTCCGCGTCGTGAGCAAAATGAAATTGCCGAACGCTTTATCCGTCAATTGGGCATCCGTACGCCCGGCGCTGAGCAGCCGATTGAGTTTCTCTCCGGCGGTAATCAGCAAAAAGTGTTGCTGTCGCGCTGGCTGCTGACCCGCCCGCAGTTCCTGATCCTTGACGAACCGACGCGCGGCATCGACGTCGGCGCGCACGCCGAAATTATTCGCCTGATCGAAACGCTGTGCGCCGACGGGCTGGCGCTGCTGGTCATCTCCTCTGAACTGGAAGAGTTAGTGGGCTATGCCGACCGGGTGATTATCATGCGCGATCGCAAACAGGTGGCGGAGATCCCGCTGGATCAGCTTTCCGTTCCGGCGATTATGAATGCCATTGCGGCATAAGGAGAACCCCGTGATGTCCCGATCCCTTCCGCAAACGACG
Coding sequences within it:
- a CDS encoding PDDEXK nuclease domain-containing protein, with product MTPISTQPTDDYQQIHDGIIHLLDNARTETVRNINAIMTATYWEIGRRIVEFEQGGEARAAYGTQLIERLSVDLSQRYKRGFSTGNLRQMRVFYLCFQHIEIQQTVSGESSNLPQLGKIFPLPWSAYVRLLSVKNSDARAFYEKETLRSGWSVRQLDRQIASQFYERTLLSHDKSAMLEQDAPGVAEVTPAQAIRDPFILEFLDLKDTYSESDLEEALLNHLMDFMLELGDDFAFVGRKRRLRIDDSWFRVDLLFFHRRLRCLLIVDLKVGKFSYADAGQMNMYLNYAKEHWTMPGENPPVGLILCAEKGAGEAHYALNGLPNTIMASEYKVQLPDEKLLAEELVRSQNLLETRQP
- the gltD gene encoding glutamate synthase subunit GltD yields the protein MSQNVYQFIDLQRVDPAKKALKIRKIEFVEIYEPFSEGQAKAQADRCLSCGNPYCEWKCPVHNYIPNWLKLANEGRIFEAAELSHQTNTLPEVCGRVCPQDRLCEGSCTLNDEFGAVTIGNIERYINDKAFEMGWRPDLTGVKQTGKRVAIIGAGPAGLACADVLTRNGVKAVVFDRHPEIGGLLTFGIPAFKLEKEVMTRRREIFTGMGIEFNLNVEVGRDVQLDDLLAEYDAVFLGVGTYQSMRGGLENEDADGVFDALPFLIANTKQIMGFGETSDEPYVSMDGKRVVVLGGGDTAMDCVRTSVRQGATHVTCAYRRDEENMPGSRREVKNAREEGVEFQFNVQPLGVEVNANGKVCGVKMVRTEMGEPDAKGRRRAEIVAGSEHIVPADAVVMAFGFRPHSMEWLAKHSVELDSQGRIIAPEGSDNAFQTSNPKIFAGGDIVRGSDLVVTAIAEGRKAADGILNFMEV
- the gltB gene encoding glutamate synthase large subunit — translated: MLYDKSLEKDNCGFGLIAHIEGEPSHKVVRTAIHALARMQHRGAILADGKTGDGCGLLLQKPDRFFRIVAEERGWRLAKNYAVGMLFLNKDPELAKAARNIVEEELQRETLSIVGWREVPTNEGVLGEIALSSLPRIEQIFVNAPAGWRPRDMERRLFIARRRIEKRLQEDKDFYVCSLSNLVNIYKGLCMPADLPRFYLDLADLRLESAICLFHQRFSTNTVPRWPLAQPFRYLAHNGEINTITGNRQWARARTYKFQTPLIPDLHDAAPFVNETGSDSSSMDNMLELLLAGGMDIVRAMRLLVPPAWQNNPDMDPELRAFFDFNSMHMEPWDGPAGIVMSDGRYAACNLDRNGLRPARYVITKDKLITCASEVGIWDYQPDEVVEKGRVGPGELMVIDTRGGRILHSAETDDDLKSRHPYKEWMEKNVRRLVPFEDLADDQVGSRELDDDLLASYQKQFNYSNEELDSVIRVLGENGQEAVGSMGDDTPFAVLSSQPRIIYDYFRQQFAQVTNPPIDPLREAHVMSLSTSIGREMNVFCEAEGQAHRLSFKSPILLYSDFKQLTTMTEHHYRADVLDITFDVTETCLETTVKALCDKAEQMVREGTVLLVLSDRNIAKNRLPVPAPMAVGAIQTRLVEKSLRCDANIIVETASARDPHHFAVLLGFGATAIYPYLAYETLAKLVDSKAIEKAYRTVMLNYRNGINKGLYKIMSKMGISTIASYRCSKLFEAVGLHKDVSSLCFQGAISRIGGAGFSDFQQDLLNLSKRAWLARKPLEQGGLLKYVHGGEYHAYNPDVVRTLQQAVQSGEYSDYQQYAKLVNERPAATLRDLLAINPNGEAVSLDDVEPATDLFKRFDTAAMSIGALSPEAHEALAEAMNSLGGNSNSGEGGEDPARYGTNKVSRIKQVASGRFGVTPAYLVNADVIQIKVAQGAKPGEGGQLPGDKVTPYIAKLRYSVPGVTLISPPPHHDIYSIEDLAQLIFDLKQVNPKAMISVKLVSEPGVGTIATGVAKAYADLITIAGYDGGTGASPLSSVKYAGCPWELGLVETQQALVANGLRHKIRLQVDGGLKTGQDIIKAAILGAESFGFGTGPMVALGCKYLRICHLNNCATGVATQDEKLRKNHYHGLPFKVTNYFEFIARETRELMAQLGVKRLVDLIGRTDLLKELDGFTAKQQKLDLSTLLETAEPHPGKALYCTEHNPPFDNGVLNAQLLANAKPFVDERQSKTFWFDIRNTDRSVGALLSGYIAQTHGDQGLASDPIKAHFSGTAGQSFGVWNAGGVELYLTGDANDYVGKGMAGGLLAVRPPVGSSFRSHEASIIGNTCLYGATGGRLYAAGRAGERFAVRNSGAITVVEGIGDNGCEYMTGGIVCILGKTGVNFGAGMTGGFAYVLDEDGEFRKRVNPELVEVLSVDDLAIHEEHLRGLITEHVQHTGSSRGEEILAHWSAFSTKFALVKPKSSDVKALLGHRSRSAAELRVQAQ
- a CDS encoding TIGR01212 family radical SAM protein (This family includes YhcC from E. coli K-12, an uncharacterized radical SAM protein.), yielding MQLQKLVNMFGGDLARRYGEKVHKLALHGGFSCPNRDGTIGRGGCTFCNVASFADEAQQYRSIADQLAHQGMLVNRAKRYLAYFQAYTSTFAEVQVLRSMYQQAVSQASIVGLCVGTRPDCVPEAVLDLLSDYKEQGYEIWLELGLQSAQDKTLHRINRGHDFACYQQTTRLARERGLNVCAHLIVGLPGEGQGECLQTLERVVETGVDGIKLHPLHIVKGSIMAKAWEAGRLNGIALEDYTVTAGEMIRHTPPEVIFHRISASARRPTLLAPLWCENRWTGMVELDKYLNEYGVQGSALGRPWSGQ
- the ppa gene encoding inorganic diphosphatase, whose amino-acid sequence is MSLLNVPAGKDLPEDIYVVIEIPANADPIKYEVDKESGALFVDRFMSTAMFYPCNYGYINHTLSLDGDPVDVLVPTPYPLEPGSVIRCRPVGVLKMTDESGEDAKLVAVPHTKLSKEYDHIKDVNDLPELLKAQITHFFEHYKDLEKGKWVKVDGWDNAEAAKAEIVASFERAKK
- the ytfQ gene encoding galactofuranose ABC transporter substrate-binding protein YtfQ gives rise to the protein MWKRLLLVTAVSAAMSSMAMAAPLTVGFSQVGSESGWRAAETSVAKSEAEKRGITLKIADGQQKQENQIKAVRSFIAQGVDAIFIAPVVATGWEPVLKEAKDAEIPVILLDRSIDVKDKSLYMTTVTADNVLEGRLIGDWLVKTVAGKPCNVVELQGTVGASVAIDRKKGFAEAISKASNIKIIRSQSGDFTRSKGKEVMESFIKAENNGKNICMVYAHNDDMAIGAIQAIKEAGLKPGKDILTGSIDGVPDIYKAMIDGEANASVELTPNMAGPAFDALEKFKKDGTQPEKLTITKSTLYLPDTAKEELEKKKNMGY